The Nothobranchius furzeri strain GRZ-AD chromosome 8, NfurGRZ-RIMD1, whole genome shotgun sequence genome includes a region encoding these proteins:
- the ndnf gene encoding protein NDNF has protein sequence MRQCRCCSLVLMLLGLGSLAQKLPTRDEGLFQMQIRDKSLFHDSSVIPDGAEISGYLFRDTPKRYYFVVEEDNTPLSVTVTPCDAPLEWRLTLQELPEESSGEGSGEPEPLDQQKQQVTIDEGTELFTYKGNDVESYVATSTPSGLYQLELLSTEKDSNFKAYTTTTPESDQPYPELPYDPRVDVTALGRTTVTLAWKPTPTGFLMGQPVQYCVVINKEHNFKSMCAAEAKISVDDAFMMAPKPGRDFSPFDFVHFGFVPSDNGFGKDRGLMSNKISRAYTAKPKTSDTQKLCIGNKNIFTVSDLKPDTQYYFDVFAVNSATNTSTAYVGTFARTKEEARQKTQELKDGKVLDVFIKRKGTKFLRFAPVSSHQRVTLFVHSCLDAVQVQVRRDGKLLLSQNVEGVRQFQLRGKPKAKYQIRLRGSRKGASTLKVLATTRPSSKQPFPSLPEDTRIKAFDKLRTCSSATVAWLGTQDRNKFCIYRKEVAENYGEEQRRREQNQCAGPETRRKSEKVLCKYFHSPNLQKAVTTEIITGLEAGKTYLLDVYVVGHSGHSVKYQSKLVKTRKYC, from the exons ATGAGGCAGTGTAGATGCTGCAGCTTGGTGCTGATGCTGTTGGGTTTGGGCTCTTTGGCCCAGAAGCTGCCTACGAGGGATGAAGGGCTCTTTCAGATGCAGATCAGGGACAAATCGTTGTTCCACGACTCTTCCGTCATACCAGACGGAGCTGAGATCAGCGGTTACCTCTTCAGAGACACGCCAAAAAG GTACTACTTTGTGGTGGAGGAAGACAACACACCCCTGTCTGTGACAGTGACACCCTGTGATGCTCCTCTGGAGTGGAGACTCACCCTGCAGGAGCTGCCCGAGGAGTCCAGTGGAGAGGGATCAG GAGAGCCTGAACCTCTTGACCAGCAGAAACAGCAGGTGACCATAGACGAGGGCACGGAGCTCTTCACCTACAAGGGTAATGACGTGGAGTCCTACGTGGCAACCAGCACACCCTCTGGTCTCTATCAGCTGGAGCTGCTGTCCACTGAGAAGGACAGCAACTTCAAGGCGTACACCACCACAACTCCAGAGTCTGACCAACCGTATCCAGAGCTGCCCTACGACCCCCGTGTGGATGTGACTGCACTGGGCCGCACCACTGTCACGTTGGCCTGGAAGCCGACGCCCACAGGCTTCCTGATGGGGCAGCCTGTTCAGTACTGCGTGGTGATCAACAAGGAGCACAATTTCAAAAGCATGTGTGCGGCTGAGGCTAAAATCAGCGTCGACGATGCCTTCATGATGGCTCCAAAGCCCGGCAGAGACTTTAGCCCATTTGACTTTGTGCATTTTGGGTTTGTTCCATCTGACAATGGTTTTGGCAAGGACAGAGGCCTTATGAGTAACAAGATCTCACGCGCGTACACAGCCAAACCCAAAACATCAGACACTCAGAAGTTATGCAttggaaacaaaaacattttcaccGTGTCAGACCTTAAACCAGACACGCAGTACTACTTTGACGTTTTTGCCGTGAATTCTGCCACCAACACCAGCACGGCGTACGTGGGAACCTTTGCTCGCACCAAAGAGGAAGCACGTCAGAAGACGCAGGAGCTGAAGGACGGCAAAGTATTGGATGTGTTCATCAAAAGAAAGGGCACAAAGTTCCTCCGTTTCGCCCCCGTGTCCTCCCACCAGAGGGTCACTCTGTTCGTCCACTCGTGTCTGGATGCCGTGCAGGTGCAGGTCAGGCGAGATGGCAAGTTGCTGCTCTCCCAAAATGTGGAAGGGGTACGGCAGTTCCAGCTGCGAGGAAAGCCAAAAGCCAAGTACCAGATCCGCCTACGAGGGAGCCGGAAAGGGGCCTCCACGCTGAAGGTGCTCGCCACCACACGGCCCAGCAGCAAACAGCCTTTCCCATCTCTTCCGGAGGACACTCGGATCAAGGCCTTCGACAAACTGCGCACCTGCTCCTCCGCCACAGTGGCCTGGCTGGGCACGCAGGACCGGAACAAATTTTGCATTTACCGTAAGGAGGTTGCTGAGAATTACGGCGAAGAGCAGCGACGCAGGGAGCAAAATCAATGTGCTGGGCCAGAGACCCGCAGGAAGTCAGAAAAAGTCCTGTGCAAGTACTTCCACAGCCCGAACCTGCAGAAAGCTGTGACTACAGAAATCATCACAGGTCTGGAAGCGGGCAAGACCTATCTGCTGGACGTTTATGTGGTGGGACACAGTGGCCACTCAGTGAAATACCAGAGCAAACTGGTGAAAACAAGGAAATACTGCTAA